The following coding sequences lie in one Pontibacter sp. G13 genomic window:
- a CDS encoding DUF4943 family protein, with amino-acid sequence MQRLISLVVPISLALISCSSPRTTMVRIQVLSADSIPVQGAQIVWTKTHRFDGSVVTDTLEVDEGGRLELACIHIPELYQDFRAYQTHFEPIVSRDGGSWMDRDSLAWVDTQAISLVLVPIAGPQLPHGVMRGNPPLEQAIPQAIQAGNWRWVPIPQIPHSVIPALLEMAADTNWIDQFPCVFHASGRPDRVRRGEAALWLVASIRFDHLQSEPSPRGLRTVSSFPVLQNGTQSARADELEETALRYQAWWEQVRETNDWSVEPLAGSGIHW; translated from the coding sequence ATGCAACGGCTAATTTCATTGGTTGTGCCGATCTCATTGGCACTCATATCCTGTAGTTCCCCCCGTACGACCATGGTCAGAATTCAGGTGCTATCAGCCGATAGCATCCCTGTTCAGGGCGCCCAAATCGTCTGGACCAAAACCCATCGATTTGATGGAAGCGTCGTGACAGACACCTTGGAGGTGGATGAAGGTGGCCGTCTGGAATTGGCATGTATCCACATTCCAGAACTCTACCAAGATTTTCGTGCGTATCAGACACATTTTGAGCCGATTGTGAGTAGGGATGGTGGGAGCTGGATGGATCGGGACTCTTTGGCATGGGTGGATACTCAAGCGATCAGTTTGGTGTTGGTACCGATTGCCGGGCCCCAATTGCCTCATGGTGTCATGCGAGGCAATCCTCCATTGGAACAAGCAATCCCTCAAGCGATCCAAGCAGGCAATTGGCGCTGGGTACCGATTCCCCAGATTCCTCATTCCGTGATACCTGCATTGCTGGAAATGGCTGCTGACACCAACTGGATCGATCAATTTCCCTGTGTGTTTCATGCATCAGGCCGTCCCGATCGTGTGAGGCGAGGCGAAGCTGCACTTTGGTTGGTGGCTTCTATCCGATTTGACCATTTGCAGTCCGAACCCAGTCCAAGGGGATTGAGAACCGTTTCTTCCTTTCCGGTCCTTCAAAATGGGACCCAATCTGCACGTGCTGACGAATTGGAGGAAACGGCACTGCGCTATCAGGCTTGGTGGGAGCAGGTAAGGGAAACTAACGACTGGAGCGTAGAGCCTCTGGCGGGATCAGGCATCCATTGGTAA
- a CDS encoding endonuclease/exonuclease/phosphatase family protein, with protein sequence MPWYNDLRPTTDEKKVQFGLIFPELLHQPAEKARIIQSLLRLRKGLQTEMPPKKSDGNLILGTWNIREFGKYTHRTPESLYYIAEIINQFDLIGLQEVKGNLADFHKILRLLGSDWDFVINDVTGGNAGNDERFAYLYDKRKVEFTGFSGEIVLWEDGRGAGFPLEQLKRTPLITGFKAGWKKFAIVNLHLHPGDDDDDIELRQKEVKALLKVLTDRVKKNKIWTNNLVILGDLNMYDEDDDSTIELFNKAGFMESKALKGLPTSIGRNPFDRIFYYKRPNFDLNTESSGLSSGVLHFGAYVYQDAAYETYKPQMLAHKGNPETLVTEDDYRDYFRKWVTYQMSDHFPVWLEIDIDSSDEFLEGKLKQLEESIPQT encoded by the coding sequence ATGCCTTGGTACAACGATCTTCGACCAACCACCGATGAAAAAAAGGTCCAGTTTGGCCTGATCTTCCCTGAGCTCCTCCATCAACCCGCCGAAAAGGCCCGAATCATCCAAAGCCTCCTGCGCCTCCGGAAAGGCCTGCAAACTGAAATGCCCCCCAAAAAATCCGATGGCAACCTCATCTTGGGTACGTGGAATATCCGTGAATTTGGCAAATACACGCATAGGACGCCTGAATCCCTCTATTACATCGCTGAAATCATCAATCAATTTGACCTGATCGGTCTACAGGAAGTCAAGGGGAATTTGGCTGATTTTCACAAAATCCTCCGGTTGCTGGGAAGCGACTGGGATTTTGTCATCAATGATGTGACGGGCGGAAATGCCGGAAATGATGAACGATTCGCTTATCTCTATGACAAGCGAAAAGTGGAATTTACGGGGTTTTCAGGAGAAATCGTCCTGTGGGAAGATGGCCGCGGCGCTGGATTTCCATTGGAACAATTGAAGCGAACGCCTCTCATTACGGGTTTCAAAGCTGGCTGGAAAAAATTTGCCATTGTCAATCTGCACTTGCACCCCGGTGATGATGATGACGACATTGAACTTCGCCAGAAGGAGGTCAAGGCACTGTTGAAAGTGTTGACTGATCGTGTCAAGAAAAACAAGATCTGGACGAATAATCTGGTGATTTTGGGCGATCTGAATATGTATGACGAGGACGACGATAGCACCATTGAACTCTTCAACAAAGCCGGTTTTATGGAATCCAAAGCCCTCAAAGGCTTGCCCACCTCTATCGGCCGGAATCCGTTTGATCGCATCTTCTATTACAAACGACCCAATTTCGATCTGAATACCGAATCCAGCGGATTGAGCAGTGGCGTCCTGCATTTTGGAGCCTATGTGTACCAAGATGCTGCCTACGAAACTTATAAGCCTCAAATGCTAGCCCATAAGGGCAACCCTGAAACGCTGGTGACCGAGGATGATTATCGGGATTATTTCCGCAAGTGGGTTACCTATCAGATGTCCGACCATTTTCCTGTTTGGCTGGAAATTGATATTGACAGTAGTGATGAATTCCTTGAAGGGAAATTGAAGCAATTGGAAGAATCAATCCCCCAGACCTAA
- a CDS encoding BamA/TamA family outer membrane protein: protein MGVENTCRYLCTVFLLMMAGTLEMYAQVDSTQMTPKQEERFQRKEARRAKRQAKIDEGKWLITPLAGPGYTPELGLILSLDVLFTFRTQPSNPLLKRSSIPITLGFSTTGAILANIRPVTFWASNRLRINGKFWFKDLPDHYWGIGYQQGISVPEEDSLTGFTRRWMWLNPEVVWEIRNNDFIGLNVDVNYTQGRNPSARVEQDPNYLTYNSRPLNTGLGVILRHDSRDMPVNAWNGWFLDASATFYIPFLGGDNRYQAYALDYRQYLTLGRPGQVLAWQAKTRFAFGEVPYGEMSMVGSPFDLRGYRWGHFRDMDMVFALAEFRYTFLRKGGKELSPHGAVGWVGLGSVFDIKKTSLDELGLLPNAGIGYRLAVQPRMNIRLDFGVGRDSFGFYFNFHEAF, encoded by the coding sequence ATGGGCGTTGAAAATACGTGCAGATATCTATGTACAGTGTTCCTGCTGATGATGGCCGGAACCCTTGAGATGTATGCGCAGGTGGATTCCACCCAGATGACTCCCAAGCAGGAGGAAAGATTCCAACGCAAGGAGGCCCGTCGGGCTAAGCGCCAAGCCAAGATCGATGAAGGGAAGTGGCTCATTACCCCGCTTGCAGGTCCGGGATACACGCCAGAACTAGGGCTGATCTTGTCCCTGGATGTCCTGTTCACCTTCCGGACTCAGCCTTCCAATCCACTATTGAAGCGCTCATCCATTCCCATCACCTTGGGGTTTTCTACCACGGGAGCTATCCTCGCCAATATCCGTCCCGTTACTTTCTGGGCAAGTAATCGCCTGCGAATCAACGGTAAATTTTGGTTCAAGGATCTGCCTGATCACTACTGGGGAATCGGTTATCAGCAAGGGATTTCCGTGCCAGAGGAGGATTCGCTTACAGGCTTTACCCGAAGATGGATGTGGCTCAATCCTGAGGTGGTCTGGGAAATCCGGAATAATGATTTCATCGGGCTGAATGTCGATGTCAACTACACGCAAGGGCGCAATCCAAGTGCTCGGGTCGAACAGGACCCCAATTACCTGACCTACAATTCACGTCCCTTGAACACAGGATTGGGCGTGATTCTCCGGCATGACAGCCGCGATATGCCCGTAAATGCGTGGAACGGTTGGTTTTTGGATGCTTCTGCGACCTTTTACATTCCGTTTCTCGGAGGAGACAATCGGTACCAAGCCTATGCGCTTGATTATCGGCAATATCTCACCCTTGGTCGTCCGGGACAGGTGTTGGCTTGGCAGGCCAAGACCCGCTTTGCGTTTGGGGAGGTACCCTATGGAGAAATGAGCATGGTAGGGAGTCCCTTTGACTTGCGAGGGTATCGCTGGGGACATTTTCGAGACATGGACATGGTGTTTGCGTTGGCGGAATTTCGATATACTTTCCTGCGAAAAGGAGGCAAGGAATTAAGCCCGCATGGCGCAGTGGGCTGGGTCGGCTTGGGGAGCGTCTTTGACATCAAGAAGACTTCCTTGGACGAATTGGGTCTTCTGCCCAATGCCGGCATCGGATATAGGCTTGCTGTGCAGCCAAGGATGAACATCCGGTTGGATTTCGGGGTGGGCCGGGACTCCTTTGGGTTTTACTTCAATTTCCATGAAGCTTTTTGA
- a CDS encoding penicillin-binding transpeptidase domain-containing protein, whose product MKSLSHIATGFLLFCTAFTLPLFAQETPPAITLPDVPYKVTMVFHQLDTDQWIYVHPERADSQYMPASTFKVPHSLIALETGVVQDTSQVFKWDGKKRGWSQWNRDHTLPSALKYSALWVYQEIARREGREAITEWIETYEYGTQELPGPIDMFWLNGALKISPRQQVEFLVKLYNEELPGDDRYQRMVKAMMQYDRPEDTYLHAKTGWGIDGDTNYGWFVGWTDSEEATWMFATLIESEEGGDDFRKDRMRLTLHALKQLGGWPE is encoded by the coding sequence ATGAAATCGCTATCACACATCGCGACTGGGTTCCTGCTGTTTTGCACAGCTTTCACCCTGCCTCTTTTCGCACAAGAAACTCCGCCAGCCATTACCCTTCCCGACGTTCCGTACAAGGTCACGATGGTATTTCACCAGTTGGATACCGACCAGTGGATCTATGTACATCCCGAGCGCGCGGATTCCCAGTACATGCCTGCCTCGACCTTCAAGGTGCCTCATTCGCTGATTGCCTTGGAGACGGGCGTAGTCCAGGACACCTCACAAGTCTTCAAGTGGGATGGGAAAAAGCGCGGCTGGTCTCAATGGAATCGCGATCACACCCTGCCTTCCGCACTGAAGTATTCCGCTCTTTGGGTCTACCAGGAGATCGCCCGCCGTGAAGGTCGGGAAGCTATTACCGAGTGGATTGAGACTTACGAATATGGTACGCAGGAATTGCCCGGCCCTATCGATATGTTTTGGCTCAATGGCGCCCTGAAAATTTCTCCCCGACAGCAGGTGGAATTTTTAGTGAAGCTCTATAATGAGGAATTGCCCGGAGATGATCGGTATCAAAGAATGGTCAAGGCCATGATGCAGTACGACCGTCCCGAGGATACCTATCTCCATGCGAAGACCGGATGGGGAATCGATGGAGATACCAACTACGGATGGTTTGTGGGATGGACGGATTCCGAGGAGGCGACCTGGATGTTTGCGACGCTGATCGAATCAGAGGAAGGGGGCGATGATTTCAGGAAAGATCGGATGCGATTGACCTTGCATGCCCTCAAGCAATTGGGTGGGTGGCCGGAATGA
- a CDS encoding T9SS type A sorting domain-containing protein — protein sequence MTTSLLFWRRRSDLSASISTGSFRAFSPTYAFLAWILYAVIGMGTSPLFAQSPCVNSASPAGFNHTFTFVKVEYDTPQPGQSTWYYQVDNQGSPDISHVTFGLDLCACYRLARKKSKSTGTWDLTTGQLYKGQGLPEMGDPHVGLSNVLKFDQGFNGNGSRGYFFVLDENVPVAPIKVYFKAAQHTGFVEICGPAGDCGCELEAAAIRTECDDNGTPYDASDDQFSYFLNVHGFHTGDHGYDISGDDVHQELDYGVEVGPFGPFPISGGSLNLTLTDHDSASCVSTVVVNPPASCAIDPPCELDDPNLAVECDDAGTPMDPSDDTFSFWIEGTGSHTAANYSLSGDYAQSQMPYQTLVGPIGPFAISDGDLSLVMTDSDDGGCTVSFVVEAPSTCSDSIPPSTNCVMGTPQLMTYCSNNGTPTDPSDDVFYYYMKLSATDGANTFTLSGDDTGSQLAYGSSLGPLGPFPIAGGDLILTATDDLDPDCSITFTVEAPAPCSQSCVLDAPQIRTECDDHGTPSDSTDDVFYYYIKLTGVQTAPSFSIYSGDSQDNLAYGIEHGPFGPFAISQGDVELFMADDSTDDCNALGYAVAPSACSTTPANRAVNTLPLEDKVTMYPNPTTSSITLESEEVPTEATTVMVRDMMGYVKLSEPINLESPTTLNLDGLPTGIYTIEFWGVSQNLLWIEKLVKE from the coding sequence ATGACCACTTCGCTTCTATTTTGGCGCAGGAGGTCGGATCTATCTGCTTCGATTTCTACGGGATCATTTCGAGCATTCAGTCCTACCTATGCCTTCCTTGCTTGGATTCTATATGCGGTAATTGGGATGGGTACATCTCCGCTTTTTGCCCAAAGTCCATGTGTGAATTCTGCCTCTCCGGCTGGATTCAATCACACTTTCACATTTGTAAAGGTCGAGTATGATACTCCGCAACCCGGACAGTCAACTTGGTATTATCAGGTGGATAATCAGGGTAGCCCAGACATCAGCCATGTGACTTTCGGTCTGGATCTGTGCGCTTGCTATCGGCTCGCTCGGAAGAAGTCCAAGTCCACGGGAACATGGGATCTCACCACTGGTCAACTCTACAAGGGGCAAGGCCTACCTGAAATGGGAGATCCCCATGTGGGATTGTCCAATGTGCTCAAATTTGACCAAGGCTTCAATGGAAACGGTAGCAGAGGGTACTTCTTTGTTTTGGATGAAAATGTACCTGTAGCACCCATCAAGGTGTATTTCAAAGCGGCCCAACACACCGGTTTTGTTGAGATTTGTGGTCCTGCTGGCGATTGTGGCTGTGAGTTGGAAGCAGCTGCTATCCGGACAGAGTGTGATGACAATGGCACCCCGTATGATGCTTCGGATGATCAGTTCTCCTATTTCTTGAATGTTCACGGATTTCATACTGGAGATCATGGATATGACATTTCTGGGGACGATGTGCACCAAGAGTTGGATTATGGAGTCGAGGTGGGGCCTTTTGGGCCATTTCCAATTTCGGGTGGATCTCTGAATTTGACTTTGACGGACCATGACTCTGCCAGCTGCGTGAGTACGGTCGTGGTCAACCCTCCGGCCTCTTGCGCTATAGATCCGCCTTGTGAGCTTGATGACCCCAATCTGGCTGTAGAGTGCGATGATGCAGGTACCCCGATGGATCCTTCTGATGATACTTTTTCATTTTGGATAGAAGGAACGGGTAGTCATACGGCCGCGAATTATTCCCTGTCGGGGGATTATGCTCAATCCCAGATGCCTTATCAAACGTTGGTAGGACCGATCGGCCCGTTTGCGATTTCAGATGGGGATTTGTCTTTGGTGATGACGGATTCGGATGATGGAGGCTGTACCGTTTCATTTGTGGTGGAGGCACCAAGCACCTGCTCCGATAGTATTCCACCGTCAACCAATTGTGTGATGGGAACTCCACAATTGATGACCTACTGTAGCAACAATGGGACGCCTACCGATCCTTCGGATGATGTGTTCTACTATTATATGAAATTGTCCGCCACAGATGGGGCCAACACTTTTACCCTAAGTGGTGATGATACAGGTAGTCAACTGGCCTATGGAAGTAGCTTAGGACCTTTGGGGCCCTTTCCGATTGCTGGGGGAGATCTGATCCTGACTGCTACTGATGACCTAGACCCTGATTGCTCGATTACCTTTACAGTTGAAGCCCCAGCCCCATGCTCTCAATCATGTGTTCTAGATGCTCCTCAGATTCGTACAGAATGTGACGATCATGGAACCCCGAGTGATTCCACAGACGATGTATTCTATTATTACATCAAATTGACAGGCGTTCAAACGGCCCCCTCCTTCAGTATCTACAGTGGAGACAGTCAGGACAATCTGGCTTATGGCATCGAACATGGGCCGTTTGGTCCCTTTGCGATCAGCCAAGGAGATGTGGAATTATTCATGGCGGATGACAGTACCGATGATTGCAATGCCTTGGGATATGCAGTCGCTCCTTCAGCTTGTTCTACCACTCCCGCTAATCGCGCAGTGAATACGCTCCCATTGGAGGATAAAGTGACGATGTATCCCAATCCTACCACTTCTTCGATCACACTTGAGAGCGAAGAAGTACCTACTGAGGCCACCACTGTGATGGTGCGGGACATGATGGGATATGTAAAGCTCTCTGAGCCGATCAACCTGGAATCCCCCACCACCTTGAATCTGGATGGATTGCCTACGGGAATCTATACCATCGAATTCTGGGGAGTAAGCCAAAATCTCCTGTGGATAGAGAAACTCGTCAAAGAATAA
- a CDS encoding oligosaccharide flippase family protein: protein MRFLPKHITLSRFWRNALTLISGSAAAQAVQLIAMPILSRLYPDSEFGVFGFFLAVISATLVIINGGYELAVMLPDKQVQARRLVQASLWICLTLVILTSALLWGFGATWMDMAQMSRLSPFLWMIPLGLLLEGLAQPLRVGLNRVGRYKTLASANLLRVVTMSAYSVGMGYLEPTFQHLMWGWLIGIGCSFGLIAWDYLRLPDMNWKPLPWADLWDTMRGYLDFPTYGILSAWLNTAAKMMPLYVLSAFFSESVNGQYSQMAKVMNLPIALIALSIGGVFYEHASKAYQTDPKGLSSISMKTLGRLALIGLPYLGIVMAIGPWMFSLVLGPQWELAGEYARIMAPSFYLTFLVAPMSFLIDIRRKLHAWLWLNVTSFGLRFGALWLAHEWGWDDRSTLMLFSGTGVVVGIIQLAYLGWISQVTGADLEMNAED, encoded by the coding sequence TTGAGATTCCTCCCCAAGCATATCACCCTCTCTCGGTTTTGGCGCAATGCCCTGACCTTGATCTCCGGTTCTGCCGCTGCACAGGCTGTACAGCTCATCGCCATGCCGATCCTTTCGCGGCTATATCCCGATAGTGAATTTGGGGTATTTGGCTTTTTTCTGGCGGTCATTTCAGCTACGCTCGTCATCATCAATGGCGGTTATGAACTGGCAGTCATGCTTCCAGACAAGCAAGTTCAGGCTCGCAGATTGGTGCAAGCGAGTCTTTGGATCTGCCTCACGCTCGTCATACTCACAAGCGCTCTCCTATGGGGATTTGGCGCCACCTGGATGGATATGGCACAAATGTCCCGCCTTTCTCCATTCCTTTGGATGATTCCGCTCGGCCTATTACTGGAAGGATTGGCGCAGCCGCTACGGGTAGGTCTCAACCGAGTAGGCAGGTACAAGACATTGGCATCTGCCAATTTGCTGAGGGTCGTCACCATGTCCGCCTACTCGGTAGGGATGGGATATTTGGAACCGACCTTCCAACACCTCATGTGGGGCTGGCTCATCGGGATTGGCTGCTCATTTGGATTGATCGCTTGGGATTACCTGCGGCTTCCCGACATGAACTGGAAACCGCTGCCTTGGGCGGATCTCTGGGACACCATGCGCGGATATCTCGATTTCCCGACGTATGGAATTCTGAGTGCTTGGCTCAATACCGCGGCCAAGATGATGCCGCTATACGTGCTCAGTGCCTTTTTCAGCGAATCCGTCAATGGCCAATACAGTCAGATGGCCAAGGTCATGAACCTCCCCATTGCCCTGATTGCGCTTTCGATTGGGGGCGTGTTCTACGAGCATGCTTCCAAAGCCTACCAGACCGATCCCAAAGGACTCTCTTCCATCAGTATGAAGACCCTCGGGAGATTAGCCCTGATTGGTCTCCCCTACCTCGGCATTGTCATGGCAATCGGCCCCTGGATGTTCTCGCTGGTCCTTGGCCCCCAATGGGAATTGGCAGGAGAATATGCCCGTATCATGGCTCCATCTTTTTATTTGACATTCCTCGTAGCGCCAATGTCTTTCCTGATCGACATCAGACGAAAGCTTCACGCATGGCTCTGGCTCAATGTGACCTCCTTCGGACTGCGTTTCGGAGCGCTTTGGCTCGCGCATGAATGGGGTTGGGATGACCGCTCAACGCTGATGCTCTTTTCGGGAACGGGTGTGGTCGTGGGCATCATCCAATTGGCTTATTTGGGGTGGATCTCTCAAGTCACCGGAGCTGATTTGGAAATGAATGCTGAGGATTAG
- a CDS encoding NUDIX domain-containing protein codes for MNRFNVRIYGLLIHQGKVLVTDEIRLGTEMTKFPGGGLEFGEGTHDCLIREWQEELGIDITVGDLVYLNPFYQQSGFNPKDQVLAVYYRVFTDSPDQIPVVQNPMQFPTHQEGAQTFRWLHLEEISTENLTFPIDQSLVPTLKHLD; via the coding sequence ATGAATCGCTTCAATGTCCGCATTTACGGACTCCTTATTCATCAGGGAAAGGTATTGGTCACAGACGAAATCCGCCTAGGGACCGAAATGACCAAATTCCCAGGTGGGGGACTGGAATTCGGAGAAGGAACCCATGATTGCCTCATCCGCGAATGGCAGGAAGAACTCGGCATTGACATCACCGTGGGCGATCTCGTGTATCTCAATCCTTTCTACCAGCAATCAGGATTCAATCCCAAGGATCAAGTCCTCGCCGTGTACTATCGCGTGTTCACCGATTCCCCCGACCAAATTCCCGTCGTTCAGAATCCCATGCAATTCCCCACGCACCAAGAGGGCGCACAAACCTTCCGATGGTTGCATCTAGAGGAGATTTCTACCGAAAACCTCACCTTCCCCATCGACCAATCCCTCGTTCCAACCCTGAAACACCTCGATTGA
- a CDS encoding outer membrane beta-barrel protein: protein MRKYFCLLLVILAFHGTGLSQITDNLPADLPRTFSLVFNQGFMLSGSQPDSVPVSGAGSGSTFIGAGVRIPLGENIVGIRLTPGAKWTTISYLQNNLKTFPTINDSLEFTPSQEKHSLFLGSLEGGFYFNISRDEDHDPKFFVEAGGYVDYLFSASLKTKFTNAEGLRVKEKVRDLAQLDGEFNRFQYGIYGRVGYKWASLYLNYRLVEIFDDFSQRAGAPEGYRNPPMPPLQIGLSIFFL, encoded by the coding sequence ATGAGAAAATATTTCTGCCTGCTTCTGGTGATCTTGGCATTCCACGGCACAGGATTGAGCCAAATAACCGACAATCTTCCGGCCGATCTTCCGCGCACGTTTTCCCTTGTATTCAACCAGGGCTTTATGCTTTCTGGCTCACAGCCGGATTCGGTTCCCGTCAGCGGTGCTGGTTCAGGCTCTACCTTTATCGGTGCGGGGGTACGCATCCCATTGGGAGAAAATATCGTGGGCATTCGGTTGACTCCTGGAGCCAAATGGACGACGATCAGCTATCTCCAGAACAATCTCAAGACCTTTCCGACGATCAATGATTCCTTGGAGTTCACGCCTTCGCAGGAGAAGCACAGCCTCTTTTTGGGAAGTCTAGAGGGCGGTTTTTACTTCAATATCAGCCGGGATGAAGACCATGACCCAAAATTCTTTGTGGAAGCAGGCGGGTATGTCGACTATCTGTTTTCTGCGAGTTTGAAGACCAAGTTCACCAATGCAGAAGGGCTGCGGGTCAAGGAGAAAGTCCGTGACTTGGCGCAGTTGGACGGAGAGTTCAACCGGTTTCAATATGGGATCTACGGACGTGTGGGATACAAATGGGCCAGTCTGTACCTAAATTACCGGCTTGTGGAGATCTTTGATGATTTCTCCCAGCGAGCAGGTGCGCCTGAAGGCTACCGCAATCCTCCCATGCCTCCTTTGCAAATCGGCTTGTCGATCTTCTTCCTCTAA
- a CDS encoding class I SAM-dependent methyltransferase, with the protein MKQCTGDLLESFYRQVLHGSSSDQGAEIEAYRKLLAKRTDQIPVKDWGAGEDGIPIDHRMAVVGKLAQKASRGRKEGELLMRLVQTFQPERILEFGTHLGISGLYLLAGNPEVELTTMEGDPATAQIATETFAQFDVAPRRFIGPFDRLLEQEVNLAELRPDLVFVDGNHRYEATVRYFEQLLPHVPAGAILVFDDINWSPGMQMAWAEIIQHPQVSISIDLFWMGICFVKTQHPKKQVRFRF; encoded by the coding sequence GTGAAACAGTGCACTGGCGACCTCTTGGAATCCTTTTATCGTCAGGTGCTTCATGGATCGTCTTCCGATCAGGGAGCCGAAATTGAAGCCTACCGAAAACTGCTGGCCAAGAGAACGGATCAGATTCCCGTCAAGGATTGGGGAGCTGGAGAGGATGGGATACCCATCGATCACCGAATGGCGGTGGTGGGTAAATTGGCTCAAAAAGCCTCCCGAGGAAGGAAAGAGGGGGAGTTGCTCATGCGCTTGGTCCAGACTTTCCAGCCTGAAAGAATCCTTGAGTTTGGGACACATCTGGGGATATCGGGGCTATACCTGCTGGCCGGTAACCCAGAGGTGGAATTGACCACGATGGAAGGTGATCCTGCCACTGCCCAAATCGCCACAGAGACCTTTGCGCAATTTGATGTTGCACCGCGCAGATTCATCGGGCCATTTGATCGGTTGCTAGAACAAGAGGTGAATCTAGCGGAACTCCGTCCTGACTTGGTATTTGTGGATGGAAACCACCGCTATGAAGCTACGGTGAGATATTTTGAGCAATTGTTGCCGCATGTTCCTGCGGGAGCGATCCTCGTGTTTGACGACATCAATTGGTCGCCCGGTATGCAAATGGCTTGGGCCGAAATCATCCAGCATCCGCAAGTCTCCATCAGCATCGATCTGTTTTGGATGGGTATCTGCTTTGTGAAAACGCAGCATCCCAAGAAACAGGTCCGGTTCCGGTTTTAG
- a CDS encoding enoyl-CoA hydratase-related protein — translation MYNTLTFELNNHIATITLNRPDTYNAFNEEMSAEFIKALKQCRKDPEVRVIVLTGAGKAFCSGQDLKDAKSAEGRSLGDSVERRYNPMIRLIRETEKPFVCRLNGVAAGAGASLALACDYVIASSKVKMVWAFVNIGLVLDSGSSWFLPRLVGHRKAFELATLGEKITAPQALELGMVNQVVEPEQLDEATATIAGRYAKSAPKSIALMKRMLNRSFESSLDEMLEQEKYSQEIAGKTADYKEGVQAFVEKRPAEFTGK, via the coding sequence ATGTACAATACCCTCACCTTCGAATTGAACAACCATATCGCCACCATCACCCTCAATCGGCCAGATACCTACAATGCCTTCAATGAGGAGATGAGTGCGGAATTCATCAAAGCCCTCAAGCAGTGTCGCAAGGACCCCGAAGTCCGGGTCATCGTCTTGACAGGTGCCGGAAAAGCATTCTGCTCCGGGCAAGACCTCAAGGACGCCAAAAGCGCGGAAGGCCGTTCCCTCGGTGATTCCGTAGAGCGTCGCTACAATCCTATGATTCGCCTGATTCGCGAGACGGAGAAGCCATTTGTTTGCCGCTTGAATGGGGTTGCAGCTGGTGCAGGAGCTAGCTTGGCATTGGCGTGTGATTATGTGATCGCATCCAGCAAGGTCAAGATGGTCTGGGCATTTGTGAATATCGGGCTGGTATTGGATAGCGGCTCATCTTGGTTCCTACCTCGTTTGGTGGGTCATCGCAAGGCGTTTGAGTTGGCGACCTTGGGTGAAAAGATCACCGCTCCCCAAGCGCTCGAATTGGGTATGGTCAATCAGGTGGTTGAACCTGAGCAATTGGATGAAGCTACCGCCACGATTGCCGGACGTTACGCCAAATCAGCTCCCAAATCCATCGCATTGATGAAACGCATGCTCAATCGCTCCTTCGAATCCAGCTTGGACGAAATGCTTGAGCAAGAAAAATACAGCCAGGAGATCGCTGGCAAAACCGCGGACTACAAAGAAGGCGTGCAGGCGTTTGTCGAGAAGCGTCCCGCCGAGTTCACCGGAAAGTAG